One window from the genome of Microbulbifer sp. ALW1 encodes:
- a CDS encoding VWA domain-containing protein, translating to MTRFPILPTLLCGALAMVLSGCSSSDPEESSSDDSATQSKEYTIHEIQVEPATSADILPMELLQRPQPSAELKKRSPETRGLAAFAVQQPQQLQQPQQEKYQELEPRQVKLVRDDPVSTFALDVDTGGYSNVRRFLNNGQLPPKDAVRLEELINYFNYDFAGSATTSASDDDFAVHFDLSRAPWDAERTLFSIGVKARELPMDEVPPVNLVFLIDTSGSMSQANKLPLLQQAYRLLAKQLRAEDSVSIVTYAGSAGLVLEPTAGDQKTKILQAIDRLQAGGSTNGAGGIELAYAVAQQAFKKEGVNRILLATDGDFNVGISDVETLKQRIERGRKSGVQFSALGFGMGNYREEIVEQLTNVGDGSYAYIDTIFEANRVLVEQLSGTLFTIAKDAKVQVEFNPARVVEYRLLGYENRRLNREDFNNDAKDSGDIGAGHSVVALYELTLVGDTPRVDPLRYGDDKDGENVTTAKSNELAMVKVRYKKPGEADSTLKQWPLSPRVKSFENTQQDLQFATAVAGFGLLLRSEPLSDFDYEDVVALAQLARGKDVSGDRAEFVRLVKTAGALASAQATPVAVQPD from the coding sequence ATGACTCGCTTCCCGATCCTACCTACTTTGCTGTGCGGCGCACTGGCGATGGTGCTGTCCGGCTGCTCCTCCTCCGATCCTGAAGAATCCTCCAGCGACGACAGCGCGACGCAATCGAAGGAATACACCATTCACGAGATTCAGGTCGAACCGGCGACCAGCGCCGATATCCTGCCGATGGAGCTGCTCCAGCGCCCGCAGCCGAGCGCCGAGCTCAAGAAGCGGAGCCCTGAAACCCGCGGGCTGGCGGCGTTTGCCGTGCAGCAACCGCAGCAACTCCAGCAACCGCAGCAAGAAAAATACCAGGAGCTGGAACCCCGCCAGGTAAAACTGGTGCGTGATGACCCGGTCTCCACCTTTGCTCTCGATGTAGACACTGGCGGTTACAGTAATGTGCGTCGTTTCCTCAACAACGGACAGCTGCCGCCGAAGGATGCGGTGCGTCTCGAAGAGCTGATCAATTACTTCAACTACGACTTTGCCGGCAGCGCTACCACTTCTGCGAGTGACGACGATTTTGCCGTGCACTTCGACCTGTCGCGTGCCCCCTGGGATGCGGAGCGCACGCTGTTTTCCATCGGCGTGAAGGCGCGGGAACTACCGATGGACGAGGTACCGCCGGTAAACCTGGTGTTCCTGATTGACACCTCCGGTTCCATGTCGCAGGCGAACAAACTGCCGCTGTTACAACAGGCCTACCGTCTGCTCGCCAAGCAGCTGCGCGCCGAGGATTCCGTGAGCATCGTCACCTATGCCGGCAGTGCCGGGCTGGTGCTGGAGCCCACCGCCGGTGACCAGAAAACCAAGATCCTGCAGGCGATCGACCGGCTTCAGGCCGGTGGCTCCACCAACGGCGCCGGCGGCATAGAGCTGGCTTATGCGGTCGCGCAGCAGGCGTTCAAGAAAGAAGGCGTCAACCGAATCTTGCTGGCCACCGATGGCGATTTCAATGTGGGCATCAGCGATGTGGAAACCCTCAAGCAGCGCATCGAGCGCGGGCGCAAAAGCGGTGTGCAGTTCAGCGCACTGGGTTTCGGTATGGGCAACTACCGCGAGGAAATCGTCGAGCAGCTGACCAATGTGGGCGACGGCAGCTACGCCTATATCGATACCATCTTCGAGGCCAATCGTGTGCTGGTGGAACAGCTCTCAGGAACACTGTTTACCATCGCCAAAGATGCCAAAGTGCAGGTGGAGTTCAATCCCGCGCGCGTCGTGGAATATCGCCTGCTCGGCTATGAGAACCGCCGCCTCAATCGCGAGGACTTTAACAACGATGCCAAAGACTCTGGCGATATCGGTGCGGGCCACTCGGTGGTAGCGCTGTATGAGCTGACCCTGGTTGGTGATACCCCGCGGGTCGATCCGCTGCGTTACGGTGATGACAAAGACGGTGAGAATGTGACGACGGCAAAAAGCAACGAACTGGCGATGGTAAAAGTGCGTTACAAGAAACCGGGAGAAGCAGACAGCACACTCAAACAGTGGCCCCTGTCACCCCGGGTAAAATCGTTTGAAAATACCCAGCAGGACCTGCAGTTCGCCACCGCGGTGGCGGGCTTCGGACTACTGCTGCGCAGCGAACCCCTGAGTGATTTCGATTACGAGGATGTAGTGGCGCTGGCGCAACTCGCGCGCGGCAAAGACGTCAGCGGTGACCGGGCGGAATTCGTGCGCCTGGTAAAAACTGCCGGCGCGTTGGCCAGTGCCCAGGCCACTCCGGTAGCCGTGCAGCCGGATTAA
- a CDS encoding VRR-NUC domain-containing protein, protein MADPVELAPDYYLSNFQSLLDFVIARYENLLSDGERRFHNQFCALATDSQRLYVRLLSRKGVPSSAGALFRQGKLGYAEIGDLPAAADALVAAGLLQRNPSLPIEELLPLFTKSELLAHSPAPLPKSLKRPALEQALLEQDGALLLRALENEGPWLAVQAAEHFQTFKLLFFGNLNQDLTDYVLRDLGLFRYENYPLEREQLPFRSRAQIEQHLHYYDCAVEADFALAADADAIHALASRLPSGFEGDSTLDRRLDRLRLTLARQLERLEALPAADQLYRHCNRPPARERRARIAVTSGDTASALALCSEILANPHNEAESEFALSFGHRTAKKTDDAETWPAPKRHQAVTETAVLAPAQERVEILAANHLAPPGSHDQCFYVENTLFNGVLGLAVWDIVFAPVAGAFFNPFQVAPSDFRTADFYPQRRAAFEQRLAELDSGQFHKHIWRHFREKQGIANPLVAWDALSEPLLTQALERIPPDHWRALFRRLLSDVTHHRNGLPDLILFPAEGGYELVEVKGPGDRLQQNQQRWLAYFAQHQIPHRVLHVEWQP, encoded by the coding sequence ATGGCCGATCCCGTCGAACTGGCACCGGATTACTACCTCAGCAACTTCCAGTCACTACTGGACTTTGTGATAGCGCGCTATGAAAACCTGTTATCGGACGGCGAGCGGCGCTTCCACAACCAGTTTTGTGCACTGGCGACCGACAGCCAGCGGCTGTATGTGCGCCTGCTGTCACGCAAGGGTGTGCCGTCTTCTGCCGGCGCCCTGTTCCGACAGGGCAAACTCGGCTATGCCGAAATCGGTGATCTCCCTGCCGCTGCAGACGCGCTGGTTGCGGCCGGCCTGTTGCAGCGCAACCCGTCCCTGCCGATAGAAGAGCTTCTGCCGCTGTTCACCAAGAGCGAGCTTCTCGCTCACAGCCCGGCACCGCTGCCGAAATCCCTGAAACGCCCCGCCCTGGAGCAGGCGCTGCTCGAACAGGATGGCGCACTACTGCTACGCGCGCTCGAAAACGAGGGTCCGTGGCTGGCGGTACAGGCGGCGGAGCACTTCCAAACCTTCAAATTGCTGTTTTTCGGCAACCTGAACCAGGACCTGACGGACTATGTCCTGCGGGACCTGGGCCTGTTCCGCTATGAAAACTACCCGCTGGAGCGAGAACAGCTGCCATTCCGGAGTCGCGCGCAGATCGAACAGCACCTGCACTACTACGACTGCGCAGTGGAGGCCGATTTCGCGCTGGCCGCCGATGCAGACGCCATCCATGCGCTGGCCTCACGGCTGCCCTCAGGGTTCGAAGGCGACAGCACACTGGACCGGCGCCTGGATCGGTTGCGCCTGACCCTGGCGCGGCAGCTGGAGCGACTGGAAGCATTGCCTGCCGCGGACCAGCTGTACCGCCACTGCAACCGCCCGCCGGCGCGCGAACGCCGCGCGCGGATCGCGGTGACCAGCGGTGATACCGCGAGCGCACTGGCACTATGTTCAGAAATTCTCGCCAACCCGCACAATGAAGCTGAAAGCGAGTTTGCCCTGAGTTTCGGCCATCGCACGGCGAAGAAGACCGATGACGCCGAAACCTGGCCGGCACCGAAACGACACCAAGCGGTGACGGAAACCGCGGTGCTCGCACCTGCCCAGGAGCGGGTGGAAATACTCGCGGCCAACCACCTTGCACCGCCCGGTTCTCACGACCAGTGCTTTTACGTGGAAAACACCCTGTTTAACGGCGTGCTCGGCCTCGCCGTATGGGACATCGTATTTGCACCGGTAGCCGGGGCTTTCTTCAATCCGTTTCAGGTGGCGCCAAGCGATTTCCGCACCGCCGATTTTTATCCACAGCGCCGCGCCGCCTTCGAACAGCGCCTGGCAGAGCTGGACAGCGGCCAGTTCCACAAGCACATATGGCGGCACTTCCGCGAAAAGCAGGGTATCGCCAACCCGCTGGTGGCCTGGGACGCCCTGTCGGAACCTCTGCTGACCCAAGCCCTGGAACGCATCCCGCCGGATCACTGGCGGGCGCTGTTCCGGCGCCTGCTGAGCGATGTCACCCACCACCGCAACGGCCTCCCCGATCTGATTCTGTTCCCGGCGGAGGGTGGCTACGAGCTGGTAGAGGTGAAAGGTCCCGGTGACCGCCTACAGCAGAACCAGCAGCGTTGGCTGGCCTACTTCGCCCAACACCAGATCCCCCACCGGGTGCTGCATGTGGAATGGCAGCCTTGA
- a CDS encoding ATP-dependent DNA helicase: MSEIETAGDQPVLEVSVGELVAFACRSGDLVGEVSGGPTALEGIRAHQRLQKKRPKGSEAEYRLQVELVQDGQTVVLNGRVDILHPQPDLHRPVQLDEIKTTYVPPQKLAESARDLHWAQLKVYGFCYGLQQQFDGDDCVALQMLWHNLKEKKTYPESREFRWRELESFARGALAKYLQWHRRWQNHRQLVRTSARTLKFPFAEYRTGQRTLAVAAYRCLRDGGELVAEAPTGIGKTVSTLFPAIKALGETPLDQLVYLTAKNSGRQVVRETAARLHTQGLTLSILELQARDKTCACSLGLCSRDDEGICPRTRGFFDRLPEARLSLLGRPLLTPEVIAEVADRLQLCPFELSLQMLPWTDLVVCDFNYVFDPLVQMQSLRDTHRQRALLIDEAHNLSDRARGMFSAKLTRSDSRRAAAACKGSHPTLQRAIQSLVRALDRWVVDLQESGQDSGLGAAQARKEEKSGLWITSLDDGAPQAVSVAIQKLLLVVSQLWEQSQSPPEAIADWLKAVFRYQTVEQLAAEQHRCITRVQKSANPESPWREQEVELLCLNAADYLQQAYKQFHGVIAFSATLRPPGYTYQQLGLQADSPYLSLPSPFDAGQLGLFLCPFVDTRYRARDQASDALVDMIARTFHSRPGNYLVFFPSYRFLQQVAERFATLFPEIPLVQQTSGSSDQQRSAFLQHFQDGRRSLGFAIMGGIFGEGVDYVGEQLVGTIVVGVGLPQVNEEQELLRAAWDRRGENGFDIAYRYPGLTRVLQTAGRVIRTETDRGVVILADYRFADPFYRALYPQHWHSQTCDNGDTLSTALDRFWHR, from the coding sequence GTGAGCGAGATTGAAACAGCGGGGGATCAGCCCGTGCTGGAAGTCTCTGTGGGTGAGCTGGTGGCCTTTGCCTGTCGCAGCGGCGACCTGGTGGGAGAGGTTTCCGGTGGGCCAACGGCACTGGAAGGTATCCGCGCGCACCAGCGACTGCAGAAAAAACGCCCCAAGGGCAGCGAAGCGGAATACCGTCTGCAGGTAGAACTTGTGCAGGATGGCCAGACGGTGGTGCTCAATGGCCGGGTGGATATCCTGCACCCCCAGCCGGACCTGCACCGCCCGGTGCAGCTGGATGAAATAAAAACCACCTACGTGCCGCCACAGAAACTGGCGGAGTCCGCCCGCGACCTGCACTGGGCGCAGCTGAAGGTCTACGGCTTCTGTTACGGACTGCAGCAGCAATTCGACGGTGATGATTGCGTTGCGCTGCAAATGCTGTGGCATAACCTCAAGGAAAAAAAGACCTACCCCGAGTCCCGGGAATTCCGCTGGCGCGAGCTGGAAAGCTTTGCCAGGGGTGCACTCGCCAAGTACCTGCAATGGCACCGGCGCTGGCAGAACCATCGCCAGCTTGTACGCACTTCTGCACGCACGCTGAAATTTCCCTTTGCTGAATACCGTACAGGGCAGCGCACCCTGGCGGTGGCGGCTTACCGTTGCCTGCGCGATGGCGGTGAGCTGGTGGCCGAGGCCCCCACCGGTATCGGTAAAACCGTAAGCACCCTGTTCCCGGCCATCAAGGCGCTGGGAGAAACACCCCTCGACCAGCTGGTGTATCTCACCGCGAAGAATTCCGGCCGCCAGGTGGTGCGGGAAACTGCCGCCCGTTTACACACTCAGGGGCTGACACTTTCGATACTGGAATTACAGGCCCGCGACAAAACCTGTGCCTGCAGCCTGGGGCTTTGCAGTCGCGACGACGAGGGCATCTGCCCGCGCACCCGCGGCTTCTTCGACCGCCTGCCGGAAGCGCGCCTGTCCCTGCTCGGCCGCCCACTGCTGACACCGGAAGTCATTGCCGAAGTGGCGGACCGCCTGCAGCTTTGTCCGTTCGAGCTGTCACTGCAGATGCTGCCCTGGACGGACCTGGTGGTGTGTGACTTCAACTACGTCTTCGACCCGCTGGTGCAGATGCAAAGCCTGCGGGACACGCACCGGCAGCGCGCACTGCTGATCGATGAGGCGCACAACCTCAGCGACCGCGCACGCGGCATGTTCAGTGCAAAGCTCACCCGCAGTGACAGCCGCCGTGCCGCAGCCGCCTGTAAAGGCTCTCATCCCACTTTGCAGCGCGCCATCCAGTCACTGGTACGCGCGCTGGACCGATGGGTGGTTGATCTGCAGGAGTCAGGACAGGATTCTGGACTGGGAGCCGCGCAAGCGCGCAAAGAGGAAAAATCCGGGCTGTGGATAACTTCCCTCGACGACGGTGCGCCCCAGGCGGTGAGTGTCGCAATACAAAAATTACTGCTGGTAGTCAGCCAGTTATGGGAACAGTCGCAGTCACCACCGGAGGCCATCGCCGACTGGCTCAAGGCCGTGTTTCGCTACCAGACGGTGGAACAGCTGGCGGCGGAACAGCACCGCTGTATCACCCGCGTGCAAAAGTCGGCTAATCCCGAAAGCCCCTGGCGGGAACAGGAAGTTGAACTGCTGTGCCTGAATGCCGCCGATTACCTGCAACAGGCCTATAAACAGTTCCACGGGGTCATCGCCTTTTCCGCCACCCTGCGCCCGCCAGGTTATACCTACCAACAACTGGGGCTGCAGGCGGACTCCCCCTACCTGTCGCTGCCCTCTCCATTTGATGCCGGGCAACTGGGGCTGTTTCTGTGCCCATTTGTGGACACCCGCTACCGCGCGCGCGATCAGGCCAGCGACGCACTGGTGGACATGATCGCGCGGACTTTCCACAGCCGGCCGGGTAATTACCTGGTGTTCTTTCCCTCCTACCGTTTTTTGCAGCAGGTGGCCGAGCGCTTTGCCACGCTGTTTCCGGAGATTCCGCTGGTGCAGCAGACGTCCGGCAGTAGCGACCAGCAGCGCAGTGCTTTTCTGCAGCACTTTCAGGATGGCCGCCGCAGCCTGGGGTTTGCGATTATGGGCGGCATCTTCGGCGAAGGGGTGGATTACGTGGGGGAACAGCTGGTGGGCACCATTGTGGTGGGTGTGGGTCTGCCACAGGTCAACGAGGAGCAGGAGCTGCTGCGCGCGGCCTGGGACAGGCGGGGCGAGAACGGCTTCGATATTGCCTACCGCTACCCGGGCCTGACCCGGGTGCTGCAAACTGCCGGGCGCGTGATCCGCACCGAGACAGACCGGGGCGTGGTGATTCTGGCAGACTACCGCTTTGCCGATCCGTTTTATCGCGCGCTTTATCCACAGCACTGGCATTCCCAGACCTGCGACAATGGCGACACCCTCTCCACCGCCCTCGACCGCTTCTGGCACAGATAA
- a CDS encoding CLCA_X family protein codes for MVLNREFYRRSPHQRSKQDITFNDVRKRFDFRSIAIGRWVTEAEKARAAGLFYDALADLMAILQGPELLVSLRGTLAFQYGTGGRPGISAHYEPGSRTFALAKNAGPGAIAHEWFHALDHYLADKAFSDVSGNMFASKAWLRDATPVPHPINDRLFACFRAIMLDESGDNPSDMFRASKAADKANGCIYYADPAEMCARAFEAFVQDSSISNNFLVAGTKATEEAKLGLYPGGEHRTRINAAFREYFLLLGRALHAQPG; via the coding sequence ATGGTATTAAATCGCGAATTCTACCGCCGCAGCCCGCATCAGCGCTCCAAGCAGGACATCACCTTCAATGATGTGCGCAAGCGCTTCGATTTCCGTTCCATTGCGATCGGACGTTGGGTGACCGAAGCAGAAAAAGCGCGCGCGGCGGGCCTGTTTTACGATGCATTGGCCGACCTGATGGCGATACTGCAGGGGCCGGAGCTGCTGGTCTCCCTGCGCGGCACCCTCGCCTTCCAGTACGGCACCGGCGGCCGCCCGGGCATTTCCGCCCATTACGAGCCGGGCTCGCGTACCTTCGCCCTGGCCAAGAACGCCGGCCCCGGCGCCATCGCCCACGAATGGTTTCACGCCCTGGACCACTATCTCGCCGACAAGGCCTTCAGCGATGTGTCGGGCAACATGTTCGCGTCTAAAGCCTGGCTGCGCGATGCCACCCCGGTGCCCCACCCCATTAACGACCGCCTGTTTGCCTGCTTCCGCGCAATAATGCTGGACGAAAGCGGCGATAACCCCAGCGACATGTTTCGCGCGTCCAAAGCCGCGGACAAGGCCAATGGCTGTATCTACTACGCCGACCCCGCGGAAATGTGCGCGCGCGCCTTCGAGGCGTTTGTACAGGACTCCAGCATCTCCAACAATTTTCTGGTGGCCGGCACCAAGGCCACGGAGGAGGCAAAGCTGGGGCTCTATCCCGGTGGCGAACACCGGACTCGGATCAACGCGGCTTTCCGCGAGTATTTCTTGTTATTGGGGCGCGCGCTGCACGCGCAGCCAGGGTGA
- a CDS encoding sulfite exporter TauE/SafE family protein, whose amino-acid sequence MEVISSSPLFWGLAVLGVVLTGISKSGFAGGAGVVAVPLLALVLPVETAVALMLPVLLIMDVRTIAYYWRHRDALELKKLLPAAVLGIAIGGWLLAWVSPFALTLSLGLLSLLFAFWQRLAPLAARLPGSAWLWGTTSGVTSTLIHAGGPPLNMYLIGRGLPKLSWLATAGVVFGVMNLIKLVPYTLAGLWSRELLLTALVLSPVAYLGVYLGYRLQHYLDEKTFLLTCRWLLAFSGVALLIKALA is encoded by the coding sequence ATGGAAGTGATCAGCAGCAGCCCCCTGTTCTGGGGGCTTGCTGTACTGGGCGTGGTCCTCACCGGCATCTCCAAGTCGGGCTTTGCCGGTGGCGCGGGGGTGGTTGCGGTGCCGCTGCTGGCGCTGGTACTGCCGGTGGAAACCGCGGTGGCGCTGATGCTGCCGGTCCTGCTGATTATGGATGTGCGCACCATCGCGTATTACTGGCGGCACCGGGATGCACTGGAGTTGAAAAAACTGCTGCCCGCGGCGGTGCTGGGTATCGCCATCGGCGGCTGGCTGCTGGCCTGGGTATCGCCCTTCGCACTGACCCTGTCGCTGGGGCTGCTGAGCCTGCTGTTCGCCTTCTGGCAAAGGCTGGCACCGCTGGCCGCGCGGCTGCCCGGTAGCGCCTGGCTGTGGGGTACCACCTCTGGCGTGACCAGTACCCTGATTCATGCCGGCGGCCCGCCGCTCAATATGTACCTGATCGGGCGCGGCCTGCCCAAACTGTCGTGGCTGGCCACGGCAGGAGTGGTGTTCGGGGTGATGAACCTGATCAAGCTGGTGCCCTACACCCTGGCGGGTTTGTGGAGCCGGGAATTACTGCTAACCGCGCTGGTGCTGTCACCCGTGGCCTACCTGGGTGTCTACCTCGGCTATCGCCTGCAGCACTATCTGGATGAAAAGACCTTTCTGCTCACCTGTCGCTGGCTGCTGGCTTTTTCCGGTGTGGCCCTGCTGATCAAGGCGCTGGCGTAG
- a CDS encoding pirin family protein yields MLYLRRADERGKANFGWLDSRHSFSFGSYYDPKHMGISVLRVINDDTVAPGAGFDTHGHRDMEIISYVLEGAIEHKDSMGNRFVVPAGEVQRMTAGTGVTHSEFNHSQSEALKFLQIWIIPNQRDLAPGYEQKAIVQSGSLTPLVTPDGKDGSLTVHQNASIHRLQLKAGETLSLNPERGVGYLHLIEGGVAVNDGQLSAGDGLGVMEESLGLTAAESGVTALWFDLPRGAE; encoded by the coding sequence ATGCTATACCTACGGCGTGCCGACGAACGCGGCAAAGCAAACTTCGGCTGGCTCGATTCCCGCCACAGCTTTTCCTTTGGCAGTTACTACGACCCGAAGCACATGGGCATTTCCGTCCTGCGGGTCATCAATGACGATACGGTCGCACCGGGTGCGGGGTTCGATACCCACGGCCATCGGGATATGGAAATTATTTCCTATGTGCTCGAGGGCGCGATCGAGCACAAGGACAGCATGGGCAACCGCTTTGTGGTGCCTGCGGGTGAGGTACAGCGTATGACCGCGGGTACCGGTGTCACCCATTCGGAGTTCAACCACTCCCAGAGCGAAGCGCTGAAATTCCTGCAGATCTGGATTATTCCCAACCAGCGGGATCTGGCCCCGGGCTATGAACAGAAGGCGATTGTGCAAAGCGGGTCGCTGACGCCGCTGGTGACCCCGGATGGCAAAGACGGGTCGCTCACCGTGCACCAGAACGCCAGCATCCACCGCCTGCAATTGAAGGCCGGGGAAACCCTGAGCCTGAACCCGGAGAGGGGCGTCGGTTATCTGCACCTGATCGAGGGCGGCGTTGCCGTAAACGATGGCCAGCTCAGCGCGGGTGATGGCCTGGGCGTGATGGAAGAATCACTGGGTCTGACCGCGGCAGAGAGTGGTGTCACCGCGCTCTGGTTCGACCTGCCGCGGGGCGCTGAATAA
- a CDS encoding DUF885 family protein, producing MAMRPIRFLLSILITSWLMVPAVQAATAAEQLQAVIDDHWQYSLREDPITASRMGEQGYADRLPGVSEKDRARRLRAEQQFVDRLNAIDGKQLNESQRVNKDLLTWVLKNSIEANEQYLDRIPVNTFYSFWSSALDASSGLNMPKVSDYEDYIERIQDFGRYFDENLVNMRAGVKDGFVLPKIVVEGIAPTLRAQVYDDPIKSSLYEPFKNLPDNFSDADKVRLQQAGAAAIKEQAIPAFDRVATFLEGDYMNAASESLAAEDLPGGKEYYRHAIKTYVTMDMDPAEIHQIGLAEVKRIRGEMDALIAQLKKEGKFDGNFAEFTEFLRTDPQFYAQTPRELLKEASYIAKRIDYRLPEFFGKLPRLPYGVVPVPDEIAPNYTTASYNPAAIGGTRGGAYWVNTHALDQRPLYELVALTLHEAVPGHHLQGALSQELENVPDFRRNLYLSAYGEGWALYTERLGVEMGVYENAYQQFGRLSYEMWRAARLVIDTGIHSQGWTRQQALAFLADNTSLSQANVRAEVDRYISWPGQALSYKMGEIKIRELRAKAEKALGDQFDLRAFHDAVLANGALPMEMLEVQMNRFIAQSKQ from the coding sequence ATGGCAATGAGGCCTATCCGTTTTCTGTTATCCATCTTAATCACAAGCTGGCTTATGGTGCCGGCGGTACAGGCTGCCACGGCCGCAGAGCAACTGCAGGCGGTCATCGATGATCACTGGCAATACAGTCTGCGGGAAGACCCGATTACCGCCAGCCGCATGGGGGAGCAGGGCTATGCCGACCGGCTGCCCGGTGTCTCCGAGAAAGACCGCGCGCGCCGCCTGCGGGCGGAGCAGCAATTTGTCGACCGGCTCAATGCGATCGATGGCAAGCAGCTGAATGAATCCCAACGGGTCAACAAAGACCTGCTTACCTGGGTGCTCAAAAATTCCATCGAGGCCAATGAGCAGTACCTGGACCGCATTCCGGTCAATACCTTCTACAGTTTCTGGAGTTCGGCACTGGATGCCAGCAGCGGCCTCAATATGCCCAAGGTGTCCGATTACGAGGATTACATCGAGCGCATCCAGGATTTCGGCCGCTACTTTGACGAGAACCTGGTCAATATGCGCGCGGGGGTAAAAGACGGTTTTGTGCTGCCAAAAATCGTTGTCGAGGGGATCGCACCCACCCTGCGTGCCCAGGTTTATGACGACCCGATAAAAAGCAGTCTCTACGAGCCGTTCAAAAATTTGCCGGATAATTTTTCCGATGCCGACAAGGTCCGTCTGCAACAGGCCGGTGCCGCCGCCATTAAGGAGCAGGCGATTCCCGCATTCGATCGCGTAGCAACCTTCCTTGAAGGCGACTATATGAACGCCGCTAGCGAGTCGCTCGCCGCGGAAGATCTGCCCGGCGGCAAGGAATACTACCGGCACGCGATCAAAACCTATGTCACCATGGATATGGATCCGGCGGAAATTCACCAGATTGGCCTCGCGGAAGTAAAGCGTATTCGCGGTGAAATGGATGCGTTGATTGCGCAGCTGAAAAAAGAAGGAAAATTCGACGGTAATTTCGCGGAGTTCACCGAGTTCCTGCGTACCGACCCCCAGTTTTACGCGCAGACCCCGCGGGAACTGCTGAAAGAAGCCTCTTATATCGCAAAACGCATCGACTACCGGCTGCCGGAATTTTTCGGCAAGTTGCCGCGTCTCCCCTACGGCGTGGTGCCGGTACCGGACGAAATCGCCCCCAATTACACCACCGCCTCATACAACCCGGCGGCCATCGGCGGTACGCGCGGTGGCGCCTACTGGGTAAATACCCACGCCCTCGACCAGCGCCCGCTGTACGAACTGGTGGCACTCACACTGCATGAAGCAGTACCGGGCCATCACCTGCAGGGTGCCCTGTCCCAGGAACTGGAGAACGTACCCGACTTCCGCCGTAACCTGTACCTGAGTGCGTATGGTGAGGGCTGGGCCCTGTACACCGAGCGACTCGGTGTGGAAATGGGGGTGTATGAAAATGCCTACCAGCAGTTCGGTCGCCTGAGTTATGAAATGTGGCGCGCTGCGCGCCTAGTGATCGATACCGGTATCCACTCCCAGGGCTGGACCCGCCAGCAGGCACTGGCTTTCCTCGCCGACAACACCTCACTCTCGCAAGCGAATGTGCGCGCCGAGGTCGACCGCTATATCTCCTGGCCGGGGCAGGCGCTGTCGTACAAGATGGGTGAGATCAAGATTCGCGAACTGCGCGCGAAAGCGGAGAAAGCGCTGGGAGACCAGTTTGATCTGCGCGCCTTTCACGATGCGGTGCTTGCCAACGGCGCCCTGCCGATGGAAATGCTGGAAGTACAGATGAATCGCTTTATCGCCCAATCCAAACAATAA
- a CDS encoding carbon-nitrogen hydrolase family protein has translation MKDLCVGAIQMVSGDSVPQNLERAYALLREAAERGAQLILLPENFAHLSDSGSFSAAEPFAQSGDTSATVAPIQYALQQWARELGLWILSGAIPLLERADGSPTEGKRSRSACLLYDDSGTLRARYDKMHLFDVEVEDAAGSYRESRSIEPGETPCVTTTPWGQLGLSICFDLRFPELYRQLAAAGAEILVVPAAFTHTTGQAHWLTLLKARAIENGCYVIAANQGGQHSAKRRTWGHSVIIDPWGDVLAEAGEGEAVITATLSAEKLEKVRRNMPLLSMRRL, from the coding sequence ATGAAAGATCTTTGTGTTGGCGCTATCCAGATGGTCAGTGGTGACTCGGTGCCGCAGAATCTGGAGCGGGCATACGCCTTGTTGAGGGAGGCCGCCGAGCGCGGTGCGCAACTCATACTGTTGCCAGAAAATTTCGCGCACCTGTCCGATAGCGGGAGTTTTTCCGCAGCCGAACCCTTTGCACAAAGTGGCGATACCAGTGCCACAGTAGCGCCCATTCAATATGCCCTTCAGCAGTGGGCGCGGGAATTGGGGCTATGGATTCTTTCTGGTGCCATCCCGCTGCTGGAACGCGCGGATGGCAGCCCCACAGAGGGCAAGCGCAGCCGCTCCGCGTGCCTGCTGTACGATGACAGCGGCACCCTGCGAGCGCGGTATGACAAGATGCACCTGTTCGATGTAGAAGTCGAAGATGCCGCGGGCAGCTATCGCGAGTCCCGCAGTATCGAGCCCGGCGAGACGCCCTGTGTCACAACCACTCCCTGGGGGCAGCTGGGCCTGAGCATCTGTTTTGATCTGCGCTTCCCCGAGCTGTACCGACAGCTGGCCGCGGCCGGTGCGGAGATATTAGTGGTACCGGCGGCCTTCACCCACACTACCGGGCAGGCGCACTGGCTGACACTGCTGAAAGCCCGCGCAATTGAAAACGGCTGCTATGTGATTGCGGCAAATCAGGGCGGACAGCACTCGGCGAAGAGGCGCACCTGGGGACACTCGGTCATTATCGACCCCTGGGGTGATGTGCTGGCCGAAGCCGGTGAGGGGGAAGCGGTAATCACCGCAACCCTGAGCGCTGAGAAGCTGGAAAAGGTCCGGCGCAATATGCCGCTGCTGTCCATGCGGCGGCTGTAA